Proteins from one Mycoplasma sp. Pen4 genomic window:
- a CDS encoding 4'-phosphopantetheinyl transferase superfamily protein gives MYRIGVDLTNIKRFENVKNSFIKRVLSPGELDEYQKIELIESKIRFLARSWAIKEAIYKADNQYADFRKINLVKQNHIWTFKDFAISISYEGDFIIAFVVKEN, from the coding sequence ATGTATAGAATTGGTGTTGATTTAACTAATATTAAGCGCTTTGAGAATGTAAAAAATAGTTTTATTAAGAGAGTTTTATCACCTGGTGAATTAGATGAATATCAAAAAATAGAACTAATAGAAAGCAAAATAAGATTTTTAGCTAGATCTTGAGCAATTAAAGAGGCAATTTACAAAGCAGATAACCAATATGCGGATTTTAGAAAAATAAATTTAGTTAAACAAAACCATATATGAACATTTAAAGATTTTGCAATTTCAATTAGTTATGAAGGCGATTTCATAATTGCATTTGTTGTGAAAGAAAATTAA
- a CDS encoding 1-acyl-sn-glycerol-3-phosphate acyltransferase, which produces MAINIKFKKVILSPVWLLRAIKIWWKARKYKKDPAAVDNLVRYDYVLKLAKKILKMYNVDLVIENYENLPKNGNTLIVANHKSNFDPLALLVALEKQTQELSAKEIVPTFVAKQELEENKTIFNAAKLIDTFFIDRKNIRESLKTMTDFSKFVKENKTYGVIFPEGTRHTEEGLGEFKTGAFKVAQKEYFTILPVAIINSINSDNSKRSGRQTITVSFLKPIKPHTFISQEAKSISEHVKSLISNEMSKYGDKN; this is translated from the coding sequence ATGGCAATAAATATTAAATTCAAGAAAGTTATCTTATCCCCTGTTTGATTATTACGTGCAATCAAAATATGATGAAAGGCGCGTAAATACAAAAAAGATCCAGCGGCAGTTGATAATTTAGTACGTTATGATTATGTTTTAAAATTAGCTAAAAAGATCTTGAAAATGTACAATGTTGATCTTGTGATTGAAAACTATGAAAATTTACCAAAAAATGGTAATACCTTAATCGTTGCAAATCATAAATCAAATTTTGATCCACTTGCTTTATTAGTTGCACTTGAAAAACAAACACAAGAATTATCAGCTAAAGAAATTGTTCCAACATTTGTTGCGAAACAAGAACTAGAGGAAAATAAAACAATTTTCAATGCGGCAAAATTAATTGACACATTTTTCATTGATAGAAAAAACATTCGTGAAAGTTTAAAAACAATGACAGATTTTTCTAAGTTTGTTAAAGAAAACAAAACATATGGAGTTATTTTCCCAGAAGGAACTAGACACACAGAAGAAGGTTTAGGAGAATTTAAAACAGGTGCTTTTAAAGTTGCTCAAAAAGAATACTTTACTATCTTACCAGTTGCAATTATTAATTCAATTAACTCAGATAATTCAAAACGTAGTGGAAGACAAACTATTACAGTATCATTCCTTAAACCAATTAAACCTCACACATTTATTTCACAAGAAGCAAAATCAATTTCTGAACATGTAAAAAGTTTAATTAGCAATGAAATGAGTAAATATGGCGATAAAAACTAA
- a CDS encoding segregation/condensation protein A: MAIKTNSYYSEYTIKLSQFDGPLDLLLSLIKDKKISIWEVNLVEVANQYLQIIRNISSEEIDIAGDYLVMAATLVKIKSSLVGKEEMQPEEVEESLKEKAKLIQQLVEYQQFKEIKEALKTFESDREDMFIKAPSNVEDFIVDTLDERLDGYSNPIKLISVLRKMFERVYAQHLRTTKLETFNLSPGDQFPFIKGLLKKHEQLTFEMVFSQPSMNHFVVTLLAVLVLAKQQILKIEQTEEFGEIIITRGELYDEK; the protein is encoded by the coding sequence ATGGCGATAAAAACTAATTCATATTACAGCGAATATACAATCAAACTTAGTCAATTCGATGGACCATTAGACTTATTACTTTCATTAATTAAAGATAAAAAAATTAGTATTTGAGAAGTTAACTTAGTTGAAGTGGCAAATCAATACTTACAAATAATTCGTAATATAAGTTCTGAAGAAATCGATATTGCTGGTGATTACTTGGTTATGGCTGCTACATTAGTAAAAATTAAAAGTAGCTTAGTTGGAAAAGAAGAAATGCAACCAGAAGAGGTTGAAGAATCGCTTAAAGAAAAAGCAAAACTTATTCAACAACTTGTGGAATATCAACAATTCAAAGAAATCAAAGAAGCATTAAAAACATTTGAATCAGATCGTGAAGATATGTTTATTAAAGCTCCTTCAAATGTCGAAGACTTTATTGTTGATACATTAGATGAAAGATTAGATGGTTATTCAAACCCTATTAAACTTATTAGTGTATTAAGAAAAATGTTTGAGCGTGTTTATGCACAACATTTACGTACTACTAAATTAGAAACATTTAACCTTTCACCTGGTGATCAATTCCCATTCATTAAAGGTTTATTAAAAAAACATGAACAATTAACTTTTGAAATGGTGTTTTCACAACCAAGTATGAATCACTTTGTTGTAACGCTTTTAGCAGTTCTTGTGCTTGCCAAACAACAAATTTTAAAAATTGAACAAACTGAAGAATTTGGAGAAATCATCATTACTCGAGGAGAACTTTACGATGAAAAATAA
- the scpB gene encoding SMC-Scp complex subunit ScpB yields MKNKILEALLYIQGDEGLTLEQVKDIFSLSTLAEAKKVMLDFHRDFNDQERGLKVVNFNDVYKLATRETFKDYISKMVTVVKKQRLSNAAIEVAGIIAYKQPITRGQIAQIRGVASDQVVNTLLVKGVIEEVGISPTPGNPVLYGVTNKFYDHFKLTSMRDLPKLNEFNYVEGVENENTDFDLFSSQREE; encoded by the coding sequence ATGAAAAATAAAATTTTAGAAGCATTATTATACATTCAAGGTGATGAAGGATTAACATTAGAACAAGTTAAAGATATTTTCTCACTTTCAACTTTAGCTGAAGCAAAAAAAGTTATGCTTGACTTCCATAGAGATTTCAATGATCAAGAACGTGGTTTAAAAGTAGTTAACTTTAACGATGTTTATAAATTAGCAACACGTGAAACATTTAAAGATTACATCTCAAAAATGGTTACAGTTGTTAAAAAACAACGTTTATCTAATGCTGCAATCGAAGTAGCAGGAATTATTGCTTACAAACAACCTATTACAAGAGGACAAATCGCACAAATTAGAGGTGTTGCATCTGATCAAGTTGTAAATACTTTATTAGTAAAAGGTGTAATTGAAGAAGTAGGTATTTCTCCAACACCAGGTAATCCAGTGTTATATGGTGTTACAAATAAATTCTATGACCACTTTAAATTAACAAGCATGCGTGATTTACCAAAATTAAATGAATTCAATTATGTAGAAGGTGTAGAAAACGAAAACACTGATTTCGATTTATTTTCTAGCCAAAGGGAAGAATAA
- a CDS encoding RNA pseudouridine synthase, with protein MFEILATKNDNGRTIFKLLCKYLPELPLSKIEKIFRKSDLKINGQRKIAKSYVVQEGDHIVVYGVANVESITDQTFDTISYDFKSIYEDNNILVIDKRVGVDIHDSDNCLDKQVLSYLKYQPKDSFKPSHVGRLDKETSGLIIYGKTYDAVAQLNENSDKIIKKYIFQSDIDLNNYDEKHPLVVEFFISKDEKKRMMKATQKEVPYSKKAITHFYNEGSKKIAQLITGRKHQIRLSLKYLGKPIYGDKKYLGKKASRLMLHSYYVKLLGFKGDLKYLNKLELFSLPKFK; from the coding sequence ATGTTTGAAATATTAGCAACAAAAAATGACAATGGAAGAACAATATTTAAATTACTTTGTAAATATCTTCCAGAACTACCACTAAGTAAGATTGAGAAAATCTTTCGTAAAAGTGATCTAAAAATCAATGGACAACGTAAAATCGCAAAATCTTATGTAGTTCAAGAAGGTGATCATATTGTGGTATATGGAGTAGCAAATGTTGAATCTATTACGGATCAAACTTTCGATACTATCTCATACGACTTTAAGTCAATTTATGAAGACAATAACATTCTAGTTATTGATAAGCGTGTTGGAGTTGATATTCATGACTCTGATAATTGTTTAGATAAACAAGTATTATCTTATTTAAAATATCAACCTAAAGACAGCTTTAAACCTTCACACGTCGGAAGATTAGACAAAGAAACAAGTGGTTTAATCATTTATGGTAAAACTTATGATGCAGTTGCTCAATTAAACGAGAACAGCGACAAGATCATTAAAAAATATATTTTCCAAAGTGATATTGATTTAAACAATTACGATGAAAAACACCCACTTGTAGTTGAATTCTTTATTTCTAAAGATGAAAAGAAACGTATGATGAAGGCGACACAAAAAGAAGTACCTTACTCTAAAAAAGCTATTACTCACTTCTATAACGAAGGAAGCAAAAAAATAGCACAGTTAATCACTGGCCGTAAACACCAAATTCGCTTAAGTCTTAAGTATTTAGGTAAACCAATTTATGGCGATAAAAAGTACCTTGGTAAAAAAGCAAGCAGATTAATGTTACATAGTTATTATGTTAAATTATTAGGTTTTAAAGGTGATCTTAAATACTTAAATAAACTTGAGTTATTCAGTTTACCTAAATTTAAATAA
- a CDS encoding aspartyl/glutamyl-tRNA amidotransferase subunit C — protein MKNITQEKLKEICSSLMLEPTPEVLDKIVFYWNDIQNQLENLNKLDLANVKPMERMNETPIVNLLRDDEPDMSYSISKEQILSNAKDKDNDYIILTKVVK, from the coding sequence ATGAAAAATATTACACAAGAAAAATTAAAAGAAATCTGTAGTTCTTTAATGCTTGAACCAACACCAGAAGTGTTAGATAAAATTGTTTTTTACTGAAATGATATTCAAAATCAACTTGAAAATCTTAATAAACTAGATCTCGCAAATGTTAAACCAATGGAACGTATGAATGAAACTCCAATTGTTAATTTATTAAGAGACGATGAACCAGACATGTCTTATAGCATCTCAAAAGAGCAAATTTTAAGCAATGCAAAAGATAAAGATAATGATTACATTATCTTAACAAAGGTGGTTAAGTAA
- a CDS encoding amidase family protein: protein MRKIKNIGNYDQALDELKNNTNNAVSDLYLSKANSKDGILSGAVLTIKDVFATKEHKTQASSMILKDFMPHYNATAVQKLLDAGCIPVAKLHNDELALGGTGTFSAFGLISNPKDEKRYVGGSSSGSAATMTKNIAIALGSDTGDSVRLPASFNSLVGFKPSYGAISRYGMFAYASSLDTVAYFTHNVNDAILASQALFGVDNKDMTSVAVEINNVTKTKPNKVIALDFSKFAYDYVNDSFNKLIQKLNEQGVEVEIIKPNLDILRAINIVYKVVSFSEASSNLANLNGVAFGNREEGNTWEEVMFNTRSSHFGKMVQERLALGSYFLYTENQEDIFLKSQKARRVIKDYLASLHLQADVVIYPASAGIAPLFTSNETHDVLDYILTGSNLSGNPSITIPMGQKDGLGYSVAIDAGIYQDQSLLGFAEYLEEIINN from the coding sequence ATGAGAAAGATTAAAAACATTGGAAACTATGATCAAGCATTAGATGAATTAAAAAACAACACAAATAATGCTGTTTCAGATTTATATTTAAGTAAAGCAAATTCAAAAGATGGAATTTTATCTGGTGCAGTTTTAACTATTAAAGATGTTTTCGCAACAAAAGAACATAAAACACAAGCTTCATCAATGATCTTAAAAGATTTTATGCCACATTACAATGCAACTGCAGTTCAAAAATTACTTGATGCAGGATGTATTCCGGTTGCTAAATTACACAATGACGAACTTGCACTTGGTGGAACAGGAACATTTAGTGCATTTGGTTTAATTTCGAACCCCAAAGATGAAAAACGTTATGTTGGTGGATCATCTTCTGGTTCTGCTGCTACAATGACTAAAAACATTGCTATAGCTCTTGGTTCAGATACAGGTGATAGTGTTCGTTTACCTGCTTCATTCAATTCATTAGTAGGTTTTAAACCATCATATGGTGCAATTAGTCGTTATGGAATGTTCGCTTATGCTTCATCACTTGACACAGTTGCTTACTTTACCCATAATGTTAATGATGCAATTTTAGCATCACAAGCTTTATTTGGTGTTGATAATAAAGATATGACTTCTGTTGCGGTTGAAATTAATAATGTTACAAAAACAAAACCTAACAAAGTTATTGCATTAGATTTTAGCAAATTTGCATATGATTATGTAAATGATTCATTTAATAAATTAATTCAAAAACTAAATGAGCAAGGCGTAGAAGTTGAAATTATCAAACCTAATTTAGATATTTTAAGAGCAATTAATATTGTTTATAAAGTGGTTTCATTCTCAGAAGCATCATCTAATTTAGCAAACTTAAATGGTGTTGCATTCGGAAATAGAGAAGAAGGAAATACATGAGAAGAAGTGATGTTCAATACTCGTTCATCTCACTTTGGAAAAATGGTACAAGAACGTTTAGCACTAGGTAGTTACTTTTTATACACAGAAAACCAAGAAGATATCTTTTTAAAATCTCAAAAAGCACGTCGTGTAATAAAAGATTATCTTGCTTCATTACATTTACAAGCAGATGTAGTAATTTACCCTGCTTCAGCAGGAATTGCTCCATTATTCACATCTAATGAAACACATGATGTTTTAGATTACATTTTAACAGGATCAAATCTTAGTGGAAATCCATCTATTACTATACCAATGGGACAAAAAGATGGTTTAGGTTATAGTGTTGCAATTGATGCAGGTATTTATCAAGATCAAAGTTTATTAGGTTTTGCAGAATATTTAGAAGAAATTATTAATAATTAA
- the gatB gene encoding Asp-tRNA(Asn)/Glu-tRNA(Gln) amidotransferase subunit GatB, whose protein sequence is MTNFETIIGIEIHVELKTKTKMFSPAPIDFFAEPNTAAHQIDLAYPGTLPQVNKNAVKYGIALAKALKMKIDDELHFDRKNYFYPDLPKGYQITQFFRPIGSDGVVDIITPEGIKQIAVERIHLEEDTARQHHGEDGTKLDYNRAGIPLIEIVTYPVIRSADEAAAYVDMIKKIVQELNISEGKLEQGSLRADINISLRPYGVDKFGTKVEIKNMNSTSNIKKAIEFEIALQREKLLKGEMIYQQTKRFDDKTNSNVVMRTKTGTTDYKYFADPNIPIIKLSKDFIDSVNVKELPIEKYQRYQNNEIQDIYIQSLIDDKALADYFDSIEYEDKNKLSKVFFAEVVSLANNQSKHVTELGIEPKYINESLVLLDQGVISGKSLKKLIPLLVEFDGDINLLLEKHKLAQISDVNLITKLVKDIIAKNETLVAEYSQRPERVTKFILGAIMKETGGQVNPQISNDVVLKELDEIFIQK, encoded by the coding sequence ATGACAAATTTTGAAACAATAATCGGAATTGAAATTCACGTAGAATTAAAAACAAAAACAAAAATGTTTTCACCTGCTCCAATTGATTTCTTTGCTGAACCTAATACTGCTGCACACCAAATTGATTTAGCATATCCTGGAACACTTCCACAAGTTAATAAAAATGCCGTTAAATATGGAATTGCCTTAGCTAAAGCATTAAAAATGAAAATTGATGATGAATTACACTTTGATAGAAAGAATTATTTCTATCCAGATTTACCAAAAGGTTACCAAATTACACAATTTTTCAGACCAATCGGAAGTGATGGTGTAGTTGATATTATCACTCCTGAAGGTATTAAGCAAATTGCAGTTGAAAGAATTCATTTAGAGGAAGATACTGCAAGACAACATCACGGTGAAGATGGAACAAAACTTGACTATAACCGTGCAGGTATTCCACTAATTGAAATTGTTACATATCCAGTTATTCGTTCAGCTGATGAAGCTGCCGCATATGTAGATATGATTAAAAAAATCGTTCAAGAATTAAACATCTCTGAAGGTAAACTTGAACAAGGTTCATTGAGAGCTGATATTAATATTTCTTTACGTCCCTACGGTGTAGATAAATTTGGTACAAAAGTTGAAATCAAAAACATGAACTCAACTTCAAATATTAAAAAAGCAATTGAATTTGAAATTGCTTTACAAAGAGAAAAATTATTAAAAGGTGAAATGATTTATCAACAAACAAAACGTTTCGATGATAAAACTAATTCAAATGTTGTTATGAGAACAAAAACTGGTACAACAGATTATAAATATTTTGCCGATCCAAATATTCCTATCATTAAGTTATCAAAAGATTTTATTGATAGCGTAAACGTAAAAGAACTTCCTATTGAAAAATATCAAAGATATCAAAATAACGAGATTCAAGATATTTACATTCAAAGTTTAATCGATGATAAAGCATTAGCTGATTACTTTGATTCAATTGAATATGAAGATAAAAACAAATTATCTAAAGTATTCTTTGCTGAAGTTGTTTCGCTTGCAAACAATCAATCAAAACACGTAACAGAATTAGGGATAGAACCTAAATACATCAACGAAAGTCTTGTTTTATTAGATCAAGGTGTAATTTCAGGTAAATCACTTAAAAAGTTAATTCCACTTTTAGTAGAGTTTGATGGTGATATTAATTTATTACTTGAAAAACATAAGTTAGCTCAAATTTCTGATGTCAACTTAATTACAAAATTAGTTAAAGATATCATTGCAAAAAATGAAACATTAGTTGCAGAATATTCACAAAGACCAGAAAGAGTAACAAAATTCATTTTAGGTGCTATAATGAAAGAAACAGGCGGTCAAGTAAACCCACAAATTTCAAATGATGTAGTGCTTAAGGAATTAGATGAAATTTTTATTCAAAAATAA
- a CDS encoding YhjD/YihY/BrkB family envelope integrity protein gives MKFLFKNKPSSYKKLVKLKNKHSFKKSFYDNLIYPDKLIFLSKIYEYIVKNIIIKFFSFVLLKARNDSEKRKRLKVIDNVYNNFSSKEYNFIWLSTAFYLLISFVPVIYIVFMLNSLVQQSGILSTVMGTENINDKFAYFILGRFTPNATQYFSFPTAATSGAQDTTGAFWKIMPLFLSSLYISSSGYAKLISSNNYIYNHSKMGTYWGNKIKGLFIVLVVSVLFWFISLLDIIIEQSIINVNQRMLGTQEVSLSWFNSFIYYLLMIIFLVIIFLVLFKLTPSFKLSFKSIYKGVIISVIPTILLAALFNVITPHLKYDKFGGAVGFFFTIGFFINWFVYFMFLGITFNNAYYKKYVSTRTINKRNWLF, from the coding sequence ATGAAATTTTTATTCAAAAATAAACCTTCTTCATATAAGAAGCTAGTCAAATTAAAAAATAAACACTCTTTTAAAAAGAGTTTTTATGATAACCTCATTTATCCAGATAAGTTGATCTTCTTATCTAAAATTTATGAATATATTGTTAAAAATATAATTATTAAATTTTTCTCATTCGTCTTGCTCAAAGCAAGAAACGATTCAGAAAAGCGTAAACGTTTAAAGGTTATTGATAATGTTTATAATAACTTTTCAAGTAAGGAATATAACTTTATTTGATTATCAACTGCATTTTATTTATTAATTTCATTTGTCCCGGTTATTTATATTGTCTTTATGTTGAATAGTTTAGTTCAACAATCGGGTATTTTAAGCACTGTAATGGGAACGGAAAATATTAATGATAAATTTGCCTACTTTATTTTAGGGCGTTTTACACCTAATGCTACACAATACTTTAGTTTTCCAACTGCTGCAACATCAGGAGCGCAAGATACTACAGGTGCTTTTTGAAAGATAATGCCTTTATTCTTGTCTTCGTTATATATTTCAAGTAGTGGTTATGCAAAACTTATCTCTTCAAACAACTATATTTATAATCATTCCAAAATGGGTACTTATTGAGGTAATAAAATTAAAGGTTTATTCATTGTGCTTGTTGTATCGGTTTTATTCTGATTCATCTCTCTCCTAGATATAATCATCGAACAATCAATTATTAATGTTAATCAAAGAATGTTAGGAACTCAGGAAGTTTCATTAAGTTGATTTAATAGTTTTATTTATTACTTGTTAATGATTATTTTTTTAGTGATAATATTCTTGGTTTTATTTAAATTAACTCCATCATTTAAATTGTCATTTAAGTCTATCTACAAGGGAGTTATAATCTCTGTAATACCAACTATTTTATTGGCCGCATTATTCAATGTGATCACACCACATTTAAAATATGATAAATTCGGTGGTGCGGTTGGTTTCTTCTTTACAATTGGTTTTTTTATTAACTGATTTGTTTACTTCATGTTCTTAGGTATTACATTTAATAATGCGTACTACAAAAAATATGTAAGTACTAGAACTATCAACAAACGTAATTGATTATTCTAA
- a CDS encoding GA module-containing protein, with product MKNNNILKKLTLLAFSAATALPLFSMVACSTGNDNNNNNNSNNGNNNNNGNDQTLQNQKNAAIAIVNGLANLQQQTKDKFIALINETNTNTALEELMNNIKAFNVKNKEFQALSELLKPESIKVLLSRTGNHQEKAQAEINKIVPQINSEYQELLNSGKPNPMGFDSIFTKINDIRSLLKMDDKTLELQKELFKLDLPQEIINYLYQNDFLNATSIEQEEQVVKVTAQKYVTAYAGFNAAYNKAMKLLNDNKDLTLSNETYSRILSELVKIHDGIFTSTDQTSFNLENTNSNTEKINQLITELENEIKSNKTTEGDATPDQDGNVTYKDVKYINIESLLAPNYPMNGTEIKFKADVPHDVNIFIPSKYKELSVLFPVGYNMNVYAPALTTLGNDVFSHTGLKKLIAPKLTTIGTNTFAATPLAGKTAEQIASENSETPAPTNQGGSDNGSGSQSGNSNGASNTGDSNQGNNSQPENTNGGATESETGQPETESISSSTTETQPQPEPSTDVTVLPELRESYEKAQDLRNKTNKLIEISGPQANNFKPELQKLNELINSIEKTNGNLNPSMINSFKLKADGIYNTVNRFAGFVAPGLNLKNMDEKTRDYDQTFAEINQYYNKFDEMINETYDIDLKNTFLHNLELHKNGINTYKAFGLNGLYSVKTLLTAMKNGYESDKTAFDQFKSKLEKFATERAKGEEFIKTFVYPKNISSYSGLHEVDWLNKDTNMAIFNAFAKTLSAPEEGDYFPATEENLAYNPIFEDQELMTLITKYRGIARTELLAGRGEYGSNVTPADMHFDEADIDKFDKLIAFNDSYTRIELKKINKLRKALGLNELIDLSQTLTKRQKIMLIMQSILGYEAGLITKENQDANPNKKVKVYNHVYAKQTKEEVVDQIRRLYGDNYYSTANAPLRSAPSVGVTAEFLSSVFMKTLMGERLSYEEKGLDEGDFGHLIQLVEVNRDAFYAAVIVMDEGPIPQESFKSRNNYRVMVQDMYFSKNEVYEKTLKFKKNV from the coding sequence ATGAAAAACAATAATATACTTAAAAAATTAACATTATTAGCATTTTCTGCTGCAACTGCATTACCATTATTTTCTATGGTTGCATGTAGTACGGGAAATGATAACAACAATAATAACAATAGCAATAATGGCAACAATAATAACAACGGTAATGATCAAACATTACAGAATCAAAAAAATGCTGCTATAGCAATTGTTAATGGTTTAGCAAACTTACAACAACAAACAAAAGATAAATTTATCGCATTAATTAATGAAACAAACACAAACACTGCTTTAGAAGAACTCATGAACAACATCAAAGCATTTAATGTAAAAAACAAAGAGTTTCAAGCATTATCAGAATTATTAAAACCTGAAAGTATTAAAGTATTACTTTCAAGAACCGGAAACCACCAAGAAAAAGCACAAGCAGAAATTAATAAAATTGTTCCACAAATAAATTCAGAATACCAAGAGTTATTAAATTCAGGTAAACCAAATCCAATGGGATTTGATTCAATTTTTACAAAAATTAATGACATTAGATCATTATTAAAAATGGATGACAAGACACTTGAACTCCAAAAAGAATTATTCAAACTTGACTTACCACAAGAAATTATTAATTATTTATATCAAAATGATTTTCTTAATGCTACATCAATCGAGCAAGAGGAACAAGTGGTTAAAGTTACAGCTCAAAAATATGTTACTGCATATGCAGGATTCAATGCAGCATATAATAAAGCAATGAAATTACTTAACGATAATAAAGATTTAACTTTGAGTAATGAAACATATTCAAGAATTCTTTCTGAACTTGTAAAAATTCATGATGGAATTTTCACAAGCACAGATCAAACATCATTTAATCTTGAAAACACAAATTCAAATACAGAAAAGATTAATCAATTAATCACTGAATTAGAAAATGAAATTAAATCAAATAAAACAACAGAAGGTGATGCTACTCCTGATCAAGACGGAAATGTTACATATAAAGATGTTAAATACATTAACATTGAATCACTTTTAGCACCTAATTACCCAATGAATGGTACTGAAATTAAATTTAAAGCAGATGTTCCTCATGATGTAAATATCTTCATTCCAAGTAAATACAAAGAATTAAGTGTTCTTTTCCCTGTTGGATACAACATGAATGTTTATGCGCCAGCATTAACAACTCTTGGAAATGATGTGTTTTCACACACAGGATTAAAGAAACTTATTGCTCCTAAATTAACAACAATTGGTACAAATACTTTTGCTGCAACTCCTCTTGCAGGAAAAACAGCAGAACAAATTGCTTCAGAAAACTCTGAAACGCCAGCACCAACAAACCAAGGTGGTAGTGATAACGGCTCGGGATCACAATCTGGTAATTCAAACGGTGCATCAAACACAGGTGATTCAAATCAAGGTAATAATTCACAACCTGAAAATACAAATGGCGGGGCAACAGAATCTGAAACTGGTCAACCTGAAACAGAGAGCATATCTAGTTCAACAACAGAAACACAACCTCAACCAGAACCTTCTACAGATGTAACTGTTTTACCAGAATTAAGAGAATCATATGAAAAAGCTCAAGATCTTAGAAATAAAACTAATAAATTAATTGAAATTTCTGGTCCACAAGCAAATAACTTTAAACCAGAATTACAAAAATTAAATGAGTTAATTAATAGTATTGAAAAAACCAATGGAAATTTAAATCCTTCAATGATTAATTCATTTAAATTAAAAGCAGATGGTATTTACAATACAGTTAATAGGTTTGCTGGTTTTGTGGCTCCAGGTTTAAATTTAAAAAATATGGACGAAAAAACCAGAGATTATGATCAAACATTCGCTGAAATCAATCAATATTACAACAAGTTTGATGAAATGATTAATGAAACATATGACATTGATTTAAAAAATACATTCTTACATAACTTAGAGCTTCACAAAAATGGAATTAATACTTATAAAGCATTTGGTTTAAATGGATTATATTCTGTTAAAACCCTACTTACTGCAATGAAGAATGGTTACGAATCGGATAAAACTGCATTTGATCAATTCAAATCAAAGTTAGAAAAATTTGCAACAGAAAGAGCTAAAGGCGAAGAATTTATAAAAACATTTGTTTACCCAAAAAACATTTCAAGTTATTCTGGACTACATGAAGTTGATTGATTAAACAAAGATACAAACATGGCCATTTTTAATGCTTTTGCTAAAACATTATCTGCTCCTGAAGAAGGTGATTACTTCCCCGCAACAGAAGAAAACCTTGCATATAATCCGATTTTTGAAGATCAAGAATTAATGACATTAATTACTAAATACCGTGGAATTGCTAGAACAGAATTATTAGCAGGTCGTGGTGAATATGGAAGCAATGTTACACCTGCTGATATGCACTTTGATGAAGCGGATATTGATAAATTTGACAAATTAATTGCATTTAATGATTCATATACAAGAATAGAACTTAAAAAAATTAACAAGCTTAGAAAAGCATTAGGATTAAATGAATTAATTGATTTATCTCAGACTCTTACAAAACGTCAAAAAATAATGTTAATTATGCAAAGTATTTTAGGATATGAAGCTGGCCTTATTACAAAAGAAAATCAAGATGCTAATCCAAATAAAAAAGTTAAAGTTTACAATCACGTTTATGCAAAACAAACAAAAGAAGAAGTTGTAGATCAAATAAGACGTTTATATGGTGATAATTATTATTCAACCGCAAATGCTCCATTACGTTCTGCTCCATCAGTTGGTGTTACTGCCGAATTCTTATCATCAGTGTTTATGAAAACATTAATGGGTGAAAGATTATCATATGAAGAAAAAGGTTTAGATGAAGGTGATTTTGGGCACTTAATTCAATTAGTTGAGGTTAATCGTGATGCCTTTTATGCAGCGGTAATTGTCATGGATGAAGGACCAATTCCACAAGAAAGTTTTAAATCAAGAAATAATTATCGTGTGATGGTACAAGATATGTATTTCAGTAAAAATGAAGTTTATGAGAAAACATTAAAGTTTAAGAAAAATGTATAA